In Candidatus Dormiibacterota bacterium, the genomic stretch TGAGCGCGGCCCAGACCGACGCGCTGGCGCGGGCCATTTCCGACGTATATCGCCGCTATGCGCTCTCCCGCTCGCTCGAGCGCCACGTCGCCAACCTTCCCTCGACCGATCGGGCCCGTTCCGACGTCCGGGTGGTCTCGCAGATCGCCGTACAGTACCGGGCGGATAAAGGCGAGTTGCTGCCCGGCAAAGCCGGGGACATTTCCAGCGGAGGCCTCTCGCTGATCTGCCCGTCGAGCTTGCTCGTCGGCATGTTTGTAGAGCTGCGCTTCACGCTCCCATCCGACGTATTGAAGGTCTATCCGGAGGAGACGATCGCCTTCGACCTACACACGGCGACCTTCAAGGGTGCCGGCCGCGCCGACCTCCGCAGACCGTTTGAACTCATGGTCCTCCGGGCTCGCGTCCTTTCGAGGAACGCCGCCGGGAGCGGGGCCCAGAGTTACGGGCTCTCGTTTTACGGGATCGACGGGTTCACGCGCGAGGAGATCGCGCGGTACGTCCACGCCGTTCAATTGAGCAAGCGCCGCAAATAAGCAGGAGCGGCTCCGCCGGGCTCGAACGTACGTTCGGGTGTGTGGAGTCCCCAATCCCGCGATTCTGCTCCTTCGGGGGTGGAATCTGCGGGGTAACCATGATACTATCTGCCCTGTTGCCTGGGAGCCATTCCCGGGCACCTAGCATAGAAATCCGGCTGTGGCCGGTCGTCGCACCGAATCCGCGGGGTGACGTGGCTAGGACTACACGCTCAAGCCTGGGCGATGTGGTCGTCAACCACCTAGTCGAAAGGACAACTGAACGTGGCACCCAAGGCAGCCAGCAAAACTAAGCGCTCGCCGAAAGATCGGCGTCCCAAGCGCAAGCCCTGTAATTTTTGCACCGACAAGGCCATCGACGTCAGCTATCGCGATGTCAACCGGCTCAAGAAGTACGTGTCGGAGCGCGGTAAGATCGTTCCGCGCCGCATTTCGGGCAACTGCGCCAAGCATCAACGCATGCTCACCGTCGCGATCAAACGCGCTCGCGTGATTGCGTTCTTACCTTACGTTTCGGAGTAACACGGAGTACACAACATGAAAGTCGTTCTTCTGAGCGATGTTAAAGCGCTCGGCAAGAAGGGCCAAGTCGTCGAAGTCGCCGAGGGATACGCGCGCAATTTTTTATTGCCGCGTAACCTCGTCGCCGAGGCG encodes the following:
- the rpsR gene encoding 30S ribosomal protein S18 yields the protein MAPKAASKTKRSPKDRRPKRKPCNFCTDKAIDVSYRDVNRLKKYVSERGKIVPRRISGNCAKHQRMLTVAIKRARVIAFLPYVSE
- a CDS encoding PilZ domain-containing protein — translated: MSWISSSPQTSVKDERQKESEPVAGSIVLDHETTLHSRNVSGASATVEHITSSQCRLRTVALLVRNDVVEFEFGIPGRPSARAIGRVISRVPAGQRFSYIVMLDQMSAAQTDALARAISDVYRRYALSRSLERHVANLPSTDRARSDVRVVSQIAVQYRADKGELLPGKAGDISSGGLSLICPSSLLVGMFVELRFTLPSDVLKVYPEETIAFDLHTATFKGAGRADLRRPFELMVLRARVLSRNAAGSGAQSYGLSFYGIDGFTREEIARYVHAVQLSKRRK